A stretch of the Vulcanisaeta souniana JCM 11219 genome encodes the following:
- a CDS encoding 4Fe-4S dicluster domain-containing protein: MVLAQQDEVWSMRRLVNLHKMKRPIGKVIVNPDLCKDCRFCIEFCPNNVLEESKDVNIKGYHYPVVRPGKELDCVACRMCEKVCPDFAITIVSEEYTTYDKYYGVSRHAHGG; this comes from the coding sequence ATGGTTCTGGCTCAACAGGATGAGGTATGGTCCATGCGTAGGCTCGTTAACCTTCACAAGATGAAGCGGCCGATTGGTAAGGTTATTGTAAACCCTGATCTTTGTAAGGATTGCAGGTTCTGCATTGAGTTCTGTCCCAACAATGTCCTTGAGGAGTCAAAGGACGTTAATATTAAGGGTTATCACTACCCAGTTGTGAGGCCGGGCAAGGAACTTGATTGCGTGGCATGCAGAATGTGCGAGAAGGTTTGTCCGGACTTCGCAATCACCATAGTCTCCGAGGAATACACAACATACGATAAGTACTACGGGGTGAGTAGGCATGCCCACGGTGGCTGA
- the rgy gene encoding reverse gyrase, which translates to MERQPIVIYRRACPNCGGDITSDRLSAGLPCHRCLPDVPKRAAGTIEVLNLLERLGTINRLRSISNLINEYNEFAGMFRRIVGTGMWGAQRLWTRRLIKGKSFAIVAPTGSGKTTFGMIASLYTILRKGGKVLIMVPTSTLAYDVHRRLIDYANRAGTNVRIVMASSILSKQELANSMRAIENGDFDVLIITNAFLPRHMDILNKYRFSLIFVDDVDSVLRASSKNIDRILLLLGISEEALHKALTVVDLMKKLRKTIRFRASDEEINRLRDDIKRLSNELSSYVKSNNIGILIASGALTRMRRTTRLFLFREFLGFETGGRAEGLRNVVDVYVKPQDNLVNETVQLVKRLGGGGIIYVPPDLKDLVNELTEKLNKEGIRAAAYIKPSKSLLNDFVDGKIDALIGLATSRSSLVRGIDLPQRIAYVIFAGVPRMKFRLRLEEFTPMKYLMFLFNIRNIVPQYLRNDIDRIITRLRNLTALNQEQINNLLRSIEEGKELSGFDRYAADTIKEAVELVGKLLNEQNIRKAIEQSNEVGLEYRGDELYVVIPDVTTYIQGSGRSSRLYVGGVSLGLSVLIVDNERVFNGLVKNLRYRLEDVKVQSITEIDIDDLMKRIRNERELIMNIMLGNIPNQFLEKDPLKTAFVIVESPTKARTIASFFGVPTRREAGPLVIYEATLGNLYLLITATKGHMWDLIPAAPTDVRNYASILRAEKLIDYYGVLRAGGSFVPIYGTIKRCPVGGETYTEDVDVCRVHGTKLVDSMDIVNTIRDIATEVDQVMIGTDPDSEGEKIAWDAYMMLRPYVSSIARIEFHEVTKKAIIDAIMNPRSISLSMVGAQLVRRIEDRWIGFGLSQKVQEKFNRKTLSAGRVQTPVLGWIIERYDESRRDKVYSVTLTLNNGIRIRLSIPPDKDELIRVLKALHRNKPTDATIKVTITKVGEAEEELNPLPPYTTDALLRDSANILGLSVEQTMAIAQELFESGLITYHRTDSTRVSNVGISVAKEYIGERIGAEYFVGRAWGGKEIGAHECIRPTRPIDSDDLRNLLNTGLLQLAIKVTANHLRVYDLIFRRFIASQMKSARVLKEKLRISLQLNNEYVHGEEIERISKILEPGFTRIWSHINGREYQDLAPGEYDVSSTDYIKKVSRVQPLREGDIITMMKERGIGRPSTYAKIIDVILKRHYALIVGRRIRYVVPTSLGRQVYKFLTEDNKEFSDLVSEERTRMVEKHMDDVEVGERDYMDVLNELFNEAVSKGILKENIIT; encoded by the coding sequence ATGGAGAGGCAACCGATAGTTATATACCGAAGAGCGTGCCCGAATTGTGGAGGGGATATAACATCGGATAGATTGAGCGCTGGTTTACCTTGCCATAGGTGCTTACCTGATGTACCGAAGAGGGCGGCCGGCACCATCGAGGTGTTGAATTTACTGGAGAGGTTGGGCACGATTAACAGGCTTAGATCAATATCGAACTTAATTAATGAGTATAACGAATTCGCAGGTATGTTTAGGAGAATAGTTGGTACAGGAATGTGGGGCGCCCAGAGACTGTGGACTAGGAGACTCATTAAAGGGAAGAGTTTTGCAATAGTTGCACCAACGGGCAGTGGAAAAACCACGTTCGGGATGATCGCTTCACTATACACCATCTTGAGGAAGGGTGGTAAGGTATTAATCATGGTCCCTACATCAACGCTTGCATACGATGTTCATAGAAGGCTTATTGACTACGCCAATAGGGCTGGTACCAATGTAAGAATAGTCATGGCCTCCTCAATATTATCCAAGCAGGAATTAGCTAATTCCATGAGGGCAATTGAGAACGGGGATTTCGATGTATTGATAATAACCAATGCCTTTCTACCAAGGCACATGGACATCCTCAACAAGTATAGGTTCTCCCTGATATTCGTTGATGATGTAGACAGCGTCCTAAGAGCATCAAGTAAAAACATCGACAGGATACTATTACTGCTTGGTATTAGTGAGGAAGCTTTGCATAAGGCATTAACCGTGGTTGACCTAATGAAGAAGCTCAGGAAGACGATCAGGTTTAGGGCGAGCGATGAGGAGATCAATAGACTAAGGGACGACATTAAGAGATTAAGTAATGAATTAAGCAGTTATGTGAAGAGTAATAACATAGGCATATTGATAGCCTCAGGCGCATTAACGAGAATGAGAAGAACGACGAGACTCTTTCTATTTAGGGAATTCCTAGGCTTTGAGACTGGGGGTAGGGCTGAGGGCCTTAGAAACGTGGTGGATGTTTACGTCAAGCCCCAGGACAACTTGGTAAATGAAACAGTCCAATTGGTGAAAAGGTTGGGTGGTGGGGGAATAATATATGTACCGCCTGATCTTAAGGACTTGGTTAATGAATTAACCGAGAAATTGAACAAGGAGGGGATTAGGGCGGCTGCCTATATCAAACCAAGCAAGTCATTGCTTAATGACTTTGTTGATGGGAAAATAGACGCACTTATAGGTCTTGCCACGTCCAGGTCATCCCTTGTAAGAGGCATTGATTTACCCCAGAGAATAGCATACGTGATCTTCGCGGGGGTACCCCGCATGAAGTTCAGGCTAAGACTTGAGGAGTTTACGCCAATGAAGTACCTAATGTTCCTCTTCAATATTAGGAACATAGTCCCTCAGTACCTAAGGAACGATATTGACAGAATTATTACAAGACTAAGGAACCTAACAGCGCTTAACCAGGAGCAAATAAATAACTTATTAAGGTCCATTGAGGAAGGTAAGGAATTGAGCGGTTTCGATAGATATGCAGCTGACACGATTAAGGAGGCTGTGGAACTCGTGGGCAAATTATTGAATGAGCAAAATATTAGGAAGGCTATTGAGCAATCAAACGAGGTAGGCCTTGAATATAGGGGTGATGAGCTTTATGTGGTGATTCCTGACGTCACAACATATATACAGGGAAGTGGTAGATCGTCAAGGCTTTACGTCGGTGGTGTATCCCTGGGTTTATCAGTATTGATCGTTGATAATGAGAGAGTATTCAACGGCCTAGTTAAGAATCTTAGGTATAGGCTTGAGGATGTTAAGGTACAGAGCATTACCGAGATTGATATTGATGACTTAATGAAGAGGATAAGGAACGAGAGAGAATTAATAATGAACATAATGCTTGGCAACATCCCAAATCAATTTCTTGAGAAGGATCCCCTGAAGACAGCATTCGTTATTGTGGAGTCACCAACAAAGGCAAGGACGATCGCAAGCTTCTTCGGAGTCCCAACAAGGAGGGAAGCCGGTCCCTTGGTCATTTACGAGGCAACACTGGGTAATCTATACCTATTGATAACGGCCACTAAGGGACACATGTGGGATTTAATACCAGCAGCACCGACAGATGTTAGGAACTACGCCTCAATATTGAGAGCGGAGAAACTTATTGACTATTACGGGGTACTTAGGGCTGGCGGTAGTTTCGTGCCAATATACGGCACAATAAAGAGATGCCCTGTTGGTGGCGAGACATATACTGAGGACGTGGATGTTTGTAGGGTTCACGGTACTAAGCTTGTAGACTCCATGGATATAGTCAATACCATTAGGGATATTGCCACTGAGGTTGACCAGGTAATGATCGGTACTGACCCTGACTCTGAGGGTGAGAAGATTGCGTGGGACGCATACATGATGCTGAGACCCTACGTGAGTAGTATTGCCAGGATTGAGTTTCATGAAGTCACTAAAAAGGCAATTATTGACGCAATAATGAACCCAAGGTCAATAAGCCTTAGCATGGTCGGCGCTCAGTTAGTTAGAAGAATTGAGGATAGGTGGATAGGCTTTGGGCTCAGTCAGAAGGTTCAAGAGAAGTTCAATAGAAAGACACTATCAGCGGGTAGAGTACAAACACCGGTCCTTGGCTGGATAATAGAAAGGTATGATGAAAGTAGGAGGGACAAGGTGTACTCGGTGACATTAACGCTTAACAACGGTATAAGGATCAGGCTAAGTATACCGCCTGATAAGGATGAATTAATAAGGGTACTCAAGGCGCTCCATAGGAATAAACCTACCGATGCAACAATTAAGGTAACAATAACAAAGGTTGGGGAAGCCGAGGAGGAGCTAAACCCATTGCCGCCGTACACCACGGATGCCCTGCTAAGGGACTCCGCAAACATACTCGGCCTAAGTGTTGAACAGACCATGGCAATAGCCCAGGAATTATTCGAATCAGGACTCATAACATACCACAGGACTGATAGTACAAGGGTATCTAATGTCGGTATTAGTGTGGCCAAGGAATACATAGGCGAGAGAATTGGCGCTGAGTACTTCGTTGGTAGGGCATGGGGTGGTAAGGAAATAGGGGCACATGAGTGTATAAGGCCAACAAGGCCCATTGACAGTGACGACCTAAGGAACCTACTCAACACCGGATTGCTTCAGTTGGCGATTAAGGTCACGGCTAATCACCTAAGGGTCTATGATCTAATATTCAGAAGATTTATTGCGAGCCAGATGAAGAGTGCGAGGGTTTTGAAAGAGAAGTTGAGAATAAGCCTACAACTTAATAATGAGTATGTGCATGGTGAAGAAATTGAGAGGATCTCGAAGATACTGGAGCCCGGCTTCACAAGGATCTGGAGCCACATCAATGGTAGGGAGTACCAGGATCTCGCACCTGGTGAATACGACGTATCAAGTACCGACTATATAAAGAAGGTAAGCAGAGTGCAACCGCTTAGAGAGGGGGACATAATCACAATGATGAAAGAAAGAGGTATTGGTAGGCCAAGCACCTACGCCAAGATCATAGATGTAATACTGAAGAGGCACTACGCCCTAATAGTTGGAAGAAGAATTAGGTACGTTGTACCAACAAGCCTAGGCCGCCAAGTCTATAAATTCCTAACTGAGGATAACAAGGAATTCAGCGACCTAGTTAGTGAGGAGAGGACTAGGATGGTTGAGAAACACATGGATGATGTTGAGGTCGGTGAGAGGGACTACATGGATGTACTTAACGAATTATTTAATGAAGCCGTAAGTAAGGGGATACTTAAGGAAAACATTATTACCTAA
- a CDS encoding serine protein kinase RIO, whose product MGNSEDLDRIIREKVESRRFRFKDIDQLKTVDDVFNQYTIDALRELMNRGVVKEVYGPVAQGKEAKVIWARAPEGTDIALKIFYTTTAQFIRGRYKYLLGDPRFAGAKITNTRKLIEYWCRREFSNLNDAYNAGVRVPKPITFNKNILVMEFISYGGHSGVPAPLIKDAPPEDPASAYLTIIKYIERALILGKIIHADLSEFNIVNTGSELVIIDWGSAVKSNHPNAMELLLRDIENTNRYFGKEYNLDVFKSKALFNALLRRYGYKGEVTSDNEGWLLINGKRIIDDLT is encoded by the coding sequence GTGGGTAATTCAGAGGACCTTGATAGGATCATTAGGGAGAAAGTTGAGAGTAGAAGGTTTAGGTTTAAGGACATTGATCAATTGAAGACTGTAGATGATGTGTTCAACCAATACACAATAGACGCACTAAGGGAGTTAATGAACAGGGGAGTCGTTAAGGAGGTTTATGGACCAGTCGCCCAGGGTAAGGAGGCAAAGGTCATTTGGGCCAGGGCACCTGAGGGTACTGATATTGCGCTAAAGATATTTTACACAACCACAGCCCAGTTCATAAGAGGTAGGTATAAGTATCTACTTGGTGATCCGAGGTTTGCTGGGGCAAAAATAACCAACACAAGGAAATTAATTGAATACTGGTGTAGGAGGGAGTTCAGTAACTTAAATGATGCGTATAATGCCGGCGTTAGGGTGCCTAAACCAATAACCTTCAACAAAAACATATTAGTTATGGAGTTCATAAGTTATGGTGGGCATAGTGGCGTGCCAGCCCCATTAATTAAGGACGCACCACCCGAGGATCCAGCATCAGCTTACTTAACCATCATTAAGTATATAGAAAGAGCACTGATCCTGGGTAAGATAATACATGCAGACCTGAGTGAATTCAACATAGTTAACACGGGTAGTGAGTTGGTTATAATTGATTGGGGAAGTGCAGTTAAGTCAAATCATCCAAATGCCATGGAATTATTACTTAGGGATATAGAAAACACGAATAGGTACTTTGGTAAGGAATATAACCTTGATGTCTTCAAAAGTAAGGCATTGTTTAACGCCTTACTGCGTAGGTATGGGTATAAAGGCGAGGTCACCAGCGATAATGAAGGTTGGTTGCTAATAAACGGCAAAAGAATAATAGATGACTTAACATAA